One region of Dehalococcoidia bacterium genomic DNA includes:
- the lepA gene encoding translation elongation factor 4 — protein MELQRIRNFCIIAHIDHGKSTLADRLLELTGTISARDAVAQLMDQMDLERERGITIKAKAVRMAFKSQDGLDYEFNLIDTPGHVDFTYEVSRSLAACEGAILVVDASQGIQAQTIANVYLALDHNLTVIPFINKIDLPMAEPERVAKELEESLGFSREDMVFGSAKDGTGAHELLEAIVRRVPPPKGDVAAPLRALIFDSKYDSYKGVLAYVRVMDGMVTTNQSLRLMFTGTAVDALEVGVFKPHLAPTGRLEAGEVGYVATGLKNVRECQVGDTITSQQSPSREPLPGYKPLKPMVFAGLYPMEGDDYPNLREALDKLRLNDASLSYDPESSAALGHGFRCGFLGLLHMDIVQERLEREFGLKLLATAPSVAYQVRTTDGSEVEVDNPSMLPEPTQIALVREPWLKVTIITPSRFIGGIMDLVTTRRGEFKRMEYLESRAETVETERRTDPARDARVLLEYNLPLADVLVDFYDQLKSRTQGYASMDYSIAEYREAPLVKVEVLVNGQPLDALSIIVHRANAHQQGKALVERLKDLIPRQLFEVALQAAIGRKIIARETVKAMRKNVLAKCYGGDITRKRKLLEKQAEGKKRLKKIGHVEIPQEAFFAILKLR, from the coding sequence ATGGAACTCCAACGCATCCGAAACTTCTGCATCATCGCTCACATTGATCATGGCAAGTCCACCCTGGCTGACCGCCTCCTTGAGCTGACGGGCACCATCAGCGCCCGCGATGCTGTCGCTCAGCTCATGGACCAGATGGACCTGGAGCGGGAGCGGGGCATCACCATCAAGGCCAAGGCCGTCCGCATGGCGTTCAAGTCCCAGGACGGGCTGGACTATGAGTTCAACCTGATTGACACGCCCGGCCACGTGGACTTTACATATGAGGTCTCGCGCAGCCTGGCCGCGTGCGAGGGCGCCATCCTGGTCGTGGACGCCAGCCAGGGCATACAGGCCCAGACCATCGCCAACGTCTACCTGGCGTTGGACCATAACCTGACCGTTATTCCATTCATAAACAAGATAGACCTGCCCATGGCCGAGCCGGAGCGCGTCGCGAAGGAGCTGGAGGAGTCACTGGGTTTCAGCCGCGAGGACATGGTTTTCGGATCGGCCAAGGATGGCACGGGCGCCCACGAGTTGCTGGAGGCCATTGTCCGGCGCGTTCCTCCGCCCAAGGGCGACGTTGCCGCGCCCCTGCGGGCGCTTATCTTCGACTCCAAGTATGACTCGTACAAAGGCGTGCTGGCCTATGTGCGCGTGATGGACGGCATGGTAACGACAAACCAGTCTCTTCGCCTGATGTTCACCGGCACCGCGGTGGACGCGCTGGAGGTTGGCGTGTTCAAGCCGCACCTGGCGCCTACAGGCCGTCTGGAAGCGGGTGAGGTGGGGTACGTGGCCACCGGCCTGAAGAACGTACGGGAGTGCCAGGTGGGGGACACCATCACCAGCCAGCAAAGTCCTTCGCGTGAGCCGCTCCCCGGCTACAAGCCGCTCAAGCCCATGGTCTTCGCCGGCCTGTACCCTATGGAAGGGGACGACTATCCCAATCTGCGCGAAGCCCTGGACAAGCTGCGTCTGAACGACGCCTCGCTGTCGTACGACCCGGAGAGCAGCGCGGCCCTGGGGCACGGCTTCCGGTGCGGCTTTCTGGGTCTTCTGCACATGGACATCGTGCAGGAGCGGCTGGAGCGCGAGTTCGGCCTCAAGCTGCTGGCCACCGCCCCCAGCGTGGCCTACCAGGTGCGGACGACCGATGGCAGCGAGGTTGAGGTGGACAACCCGTCCATGCTGCCAGAACCGACGCAGATAGCCCTCGTGCGAGAGCCCTGGCTGAAGGTGACCATCATTACGCCCAGCCGCTTCATTGGCGGCATCATGGACCTGGTGACCACGCGCCGGGGCGAGTTCAAGCGCATGGAGTACCTGGAGTCCCGCGCGGAGACTGTTGAAACGGAGCGCAGGACGGACCCCGCCAGGGATGCGCGTGTCCTGCTGGAGTATAATCTGCCTCTGGCGGATGTCCTCGTGGACTTCTACGATCAGCTCAAGTCGCGCACCCAGGGCTACGCTTCCATGGACTACTCCATCGCCGAGTACAGAGAAGCGCCTCTGGTCAAGGTGGAGGTGCTGGTCAACGGCCAGCCTCTGGATGCTCTGTCGATCATCGTGCACCGGGCCAACGCCCATCAGCAGGGTAAGGCTTTGGTGGAAAGGCTGAAGGACCTGATACCGCGCCAGCTTTTCGAGGTGGCCCTGCAGGCGGCCATCGGCAGGAAGATCATCGCCCGGGAGACGGTGAAGGCGATGCGCAAGAACGTGCTGGCCAAGTGCTACGGCGGCGATATAACGCGCAAGCGCAAGCTCCTTGAGAAGCAGGCCGAGGGCAAGAAGCGGCTCAAGAAGATAGGCCACGTCGAGATTCCGCAGGAGGCCTTTTTCGCTATCCTCAAGTTGAGGTGA
- a CDS encoding dipeptide ABC transporter ATP-binding protein: MQQTTAAQPAAQATKDSNILLEVKHLKMYFPVTSGIIIQKKVADVKAVDDVSFFIRKGETLGLVGESGCGKTTTGRAILQLYKPSAGEIVYEGRDLCKISGGEMRAMRKKMQIIFQDPYGSLNPRMTCGSIIGEPLIVHHLAKNRKEYQEQVAELLRVVGLNPYMGDRYPHEFSGGQRQRIGIARALAVKPNFIVCDEPVSALDVSIQAQVINLLEELQQEFHLTYLFIAHDLSVVRHISDRVAVMYLGKIVEIANRDELYENPLHPYTKALLSAVPIPDPVVEAKRERIILTGDVPSPLRPPPGCNFHTRCPIAIPDCKDMVPPLREVSRDHWVACIRASGYNA, translated from the coding sequence TCTGAAGATGTACTTCCCCGTCACGTCGGGGATTATCATTCAAAAGAAGGTCGCCGACGTGAAGGCCGTGGATGATGTCTCCTTTTTCATCCGTAAGGGCGAGACCCTGGGGTTGGTGGGTGAATCCGGCTGCGGCAAGACGACCACGGGCCGCGCCATCCTGCAGCTCTACAAGCCCTCTGCCGGGGAGATCGTTTACGAGGGAAGGGACCTGTGCAAGATAAGCGGCGGCGAGATGCGGGCCATGCGGAAGAAGATGCAGATTATCTTCCAGGACCCGTACGGTTCTCTTAACCCCCGCATGACGTGCGGCAGCATCATCGGCGAGCCGCTCATCGTCCACCATCTGGCCAAGAACCGTAAAGAGTACCAGGAGCAGGTGGCCGAGCTCCTCCGCGTCGTTGGCCTGAACCCGTACATGGGGGACCGCTATCCCCACGAGTTCAGCGGCGGCCAGCGCCAGCGTATCGGCATCGCACGGGCGTTGGCGGTGAAGCCCAACTTCATCGTTTGCGATGAGCCGGTCTCGGCCCTCGACGTGTCCATTCAGGCCCAGGTCATCAACCTGCTGGAGGAACTGCAGCAGGAGTTTCACCTCACCTACCTGTTCATCGCCCACGACCTCTCGGTGGTGCGGCACATCAGCGACCGCGTGGCGGTGATGTACCTGGGCAAGATCGTGGAGATCGCCAATAGGGACGAGCTGTACGAGAACCCCCTGCATCCCTACACCAAGGCGCTGCTCTCCGCCGTGCCCATCCCTGACCCAGTGGTGGAGGCCAAGCGGGAGCGCATCATTCTTACCGGCGACGTTCCCAGCCCCCTGCGGCCGCCGCCCGGGTGCAACTTCCATACGCGCTGTCCGATCGCCATCCCGGACTGCAAGGACATGGTGCCGCCGCTGAGGGAAGTGAGCAGAGACCACTGGGTGGCCTGCATCCGCGCGTCCGGCTATAACGCGTAG